A genomic window from Fusarium falciforme chromosome 2, complete sequence includes:
- a CDS encoding TRNA wybutosine-synthesizing protein 4, giving the protein MAEQENHYGFDEGGDDDQSIVSTRGLEAFSRKVTTTATHLIGPNAEATALHYQAAMAEVQKQMKRPTVQRSMFAMARTTPTDIMRSRLSTHEIQHRALTYLPDELLANIPDHENPYSLFQGFQASFPELTEEGKKFRRRVSRGRKMIEDSDAVPGSPKRLTQLKKEKAAMMHEFGLLGTRKSMASYEIREIDNKIANLHGMRRIILERLAGLEQDEAMLEHDISEMEVRVEEAQALVDEAEEIARNTRTKDEQDLVGDADDHDHEFMSQSVYEKIPSSTGSTPRKAKKVLRKKSMPILHEHFEPGTSIREVRAHKDTITAVDFDAPFGTMVTAALDDTVRVWDLNAGRCMGYLEGHTASVRALQVEDNILATGSMDATIRLWDLSKAHYDPHGGLGKDDEEDAIAFGTDNHLEPPDGSMSDCPLYTLEAHVDEITALHFRGDVMVSGSADKTIRHWDLEKGRCVQTLDVMWAAAASMTSTDNTWRPTGRSQSSSADFVGALQVFETALACGTADGMVRLWDLRSGQVHRSLVGHTGAVTCLQFDDVHLVTGSIDRSIRIWDLRTGSIYDAYAYDHPVTSMMFDTRRIVSAASEDVVKVYDKVEGRQWDCGAGVTAAEDGKSPAIVERLLAAYLDVACDLTQHGLEESTRSTSTPQDGDDDSKDLSSDKASRIEDGSNTSDPTAEAMMRLLARQAHVLLKIHKNLASNNDAHEVDESLLRRRISDLISISSSKFYAYRFDLLPAVWREIYTDALILDTFRLILRPLLASQSVPEDVLDVIVEKLDRALVTAGGGRRSQWLEKTLQLLEETWAASKQHERPAKRQRREASPQRSFSSEEPYGRPKLSPERACPRYSGWTMEQFEDYMNSNGGEPRPIVFTDLIGSWPALTDRPWKSPEYLLSKTFGGRRLVPVEVGRSYVDEGWGQELIQFREFLARYVEVDSTASAATGYLAQHNLFQQIPSLRNDIRVPDFCWVDVPLHPTTPSIDQAPLDVPQLNAWFGPARTITPLHTDGYHNLLCQAVGTKYLRLYPPRATPMMRPRSPEHGVNMSNTSGLDVGVLEGWDERPEGVSEEDVRRMTEELGGVEYWECVLEPGDTLVIPIGWWHYVRSLSVSFSVSFWWN; this is encoded by the exons ATGGCAGAACAGGAGAACCACTATGGCTTTGACGAGGGCGGAGACGACGACCAGTCCATTGTGTCG ACGCGCGGGCTTGAGGCTTTCAGTCGCAAGGTCACAACCACAGCGACGCATCTGATCGGCCCCAATGCCGAAGCTACGGCTCTCCACTATCAAGCCGCAATGGCCGAGGTTCAGAAGCAGATGAAGCGCCCGACGGTCCAGCGAAGCATGTTCGCAATGGCAAGGACGACGCCCACCGACATAATGCGCTCCAGGCTCTCGACCCACGAGATCCAGCACCGCGCCCTCACCTATCTCCCCGACGAGCTTCTTGCCAACATCCCCGACCATGAAAACCCTTACTCGCTGTTTCAGGGCTTCCAGGCTAGCTTCCCCGAGCTGaccgaggagggcaagaagtTTCGCCGTCGGGTCTCGCGAGGCCGCAAGATGATTGAGGATTCAGACGCTGTGCCGGGAAGCCCCAAGCGGCTGACCCAGCTgaaaaaggagaaggccgcCATGATGCACGAGTTTGGTTTATTGGGCACCCGCAAGAGCATGGCGAGCTACGAGATTCGGGAAATCGACAACAAGATCGCCAACCTCCACGGCATGCGCAGAATCATCCTAGAGAGACTGGCTGGGTTAGAGCAAGACGAGGCAATGCTGGAACACGACA TTTCCGAGATGGAGGTGCGGGTAGAGGAAGCCCAAGCTCTGGTTGATGAGGCAGAGGAAATTGCGAGGAACACGCGAACCAAGGATGAGCAGGATCTTGTTGGCGACGCCGATGATCATGACCACGAGTTCATGTCACAATCCGTCTATGAAAAGATTCCATCTTCAACAGGAAGCACTCCCCGGAAAGCGAAAAAGGTCCTGCGCAAAAAGTCAATGCCGATTCTGCACGAGCACTTTGAGCCTGGAACCAGCATCCGGGAAGTCAGAGCACACAAGGACACTATCACGGCGGTCGACTTCGATGCGCCTTTTGGCACAATGGTAACGGCTGCACTAGACGACACGGTAAGGGTTTGGGATCTCAACGCTGGCCGGTGTATGGGTTACTTGGAAGGCCACACAGCATCGGTACGCGCTCTGCAGGTTGAGGATAATATCTTGGCTACGGGATCTATGGACGCAACTATCAGACTATGGGATCTCAGCAAGGCCCACTATGACCCTCATGGAGGACTCGGaaaggacgacgaggaggatgccaTCGCGTTCGGTACGGACAACCACCTGGAGCCTCCGGACGGCAGCATGTCCGACTGTCCGCTGTACACGCTAGAGGCTCACGTCGACGAGATTACGGCTCTTCACTTCCGGGGGGATGTCATGGTTTCCGGTTCTGCAGACAAGACAATCCGGCACTGGGACCTTGAAAAGGGTCGCTGCGTGCAAACATTGGATGTCATGtgggcagcggcagcaagCATGACTTCTACAGACAACACATGGAGGCCTACTGGACGATCTCAGTCAAGTTCCGCCGACTTTGTCGGGGCTCTGCAGGTCTTTGAAACGGCTCTCGCATGTGGTACCGCCGACGGCATGGTGCGTCTGTGGGATCTCCGAAGTGGACAGGTCCATCGCAGTCTGGTTGGCCACACGGGAGCGGTGACTTGCCTGCAGTTTGACGACGTGCACCTGGTGACGGGAAGCATAGACAGAAGCATCAGA ATCTGGGACCTCCGAACAGGATCTATTTACGACGCATACGCATACGACCACCCCGTGACAAGCATGATGTTTGACACACGGCGCATCGTCAGCGCAGCGTCCGAGGACGTGGTCAAGGTGTACGATAAGGTGGAAGGACGGCAATGGGACTGCGGCGCTGGCGTCACGGCGGCCGAGGACGGCAAGTCTCCAGCTATCGTGGAGCGT CTCCTTGCCGCGTACTTGGATGTGGCTTGCGACCTCACACAACATGGTCTTGAGGAGTCGACAAGGAGCACGTCAACACCCcaggatggagatgatgactcCAAGGACCTCTCAAGTGACAAGGCTAGTCGCATTGAGGATGGTTCAAATACCTCAGACCCAACGGCAGAAGCCATGATGCGGCTTCTCGCGCGACAAGCCCATGTGCTCCTCAAGATTCATAAGAACTTAGCCTCCAACAACGACGCCCACGAGGTCGACGAGAGCCTACTGCGGAGAAGAATATCAGACCTTAtatccatctcatcatccaAGTTCTACGCTTATCGCTTTGATCTACTGCCCGCCGTGTGGCGCGAGATCTACACAGACGcgctcatcctcgacaccTTTCGACTGATACTACGTCCTCTCCTGGCGTCACAGTCTGTTCCAGAAGATGTTCTAGACGTAATCGTCGAGAAACTCGATAGAGCTCTCGTCACAGCAGGAGGTGGGCGACGCAGTCAGTGGCTCGAAAAGACTCTCCAGTTGCTTGAGGAGACTTGGGCAGCGAGCAAACAGCATGAGCGACCAGCCAAGCGCCAGAGACGAGAAGCCTCACCGCAGCGTAGCTTCTCCAGCGAGGAGCCATATGGGCGGCCGAAACTGTCTCCCGAAAGAGCGTGTCCGCGCTATTCTGGCTGGACGATGGAGCAGTTTGAGGACTACATGAACAGCAACGGAGGAGAACCTCGGCCGATTGTCTTTACTGACCTCATTGGGAGCTGGCCTGCCCTTACAGATCGCCCCTGGAAGAGCCCCGAGTATCTCCTATCCAAGACGTTTGGCGGAAGACGTCTCGTGCCGGTTGAAGTCGGGAGGAGCTACGTCGACGAAGGTTGGGGCCAGGAACTCATCCAATTCCGCGAGTTCCTCGCCCGCTACGTCGAGGTAGATTCTACAGCATCTGCAGCGACTGGCTACCTCGCCCAGCATAATCTCTTCCAGCAGATCCCCTCTCTACGCAACGATATCCGTGTGCCCGACTTTTGCTGGGTTGATGTGCCTCTTCACCCAACGACACCATCCATCGACCAGGCGCCCCTCGACGTTCCTCAGCTCAACGCCTGGTTCGGTCCTGCACGTACTATCACGCCTCTGCACACTGATGGGTATCATAACCTGTTATGTCAGGCTGTCGGTACAAAGTACCTACGTCTCTATCCTCCGCGTGCTACGCCTATGATGCGGCCCAGGTCACCAGAGCATGGTGTAAACATGAGCAACACGAGCGGGTTGGATGTTGGTGTTCTGGAAGGATGGGATGAAAGACCCGAGGGGGTTAGTGAGGAAGACGTAAGGCGGATGACAGAGGAGTTGGGGGGCGTTGAGTACTGGGAGTGCGTGCTTGAGCCGGGGGATACGTTGGTGATTCCAATCGGATGGTGGCATTATGTGCGGAGTTTGAGTGTGAGCTTCAGTGTGAGCTTCTGGTGGAACTAG
- a CDS encoding Chorismate mutase: MRSALAHHQRSIVSYSGFPPKSLLAAPSRTPFRSLTQIARPYKGPLNRYLFITRSQLRSIAVAKADMDTVINMADAEHALDLARIRFQLIRLEDTITFHLIERVQFALNSKIYVPGALELPQGHHSFLDWYFSEQEKLQSLIRRFESPDEYPFYPEALQKPILDPLNYPKILHDNDVNVNDKIKKFYIEKFLPAVCPDFGREERGESQENYGSTATCDIACLQALSRRIHFGKFVAESKFRSEEEKFTRLIKAEDREGIAESITNRAVERKVLERLRLKALTYGKDPSIPDGTEGAAKINVDAVVSMYKDFVIPLTKEVEVEYLMQRLEPAA; encoded by the exons ATGCGCTCTGCCCTGGCCCATCACCAACGTTCCATCGTCAGCTATTCCGGATTTCCGCCCAAGTCGCTCCTAGCCGCTCCCTCTAGGACCCCGTTCCGCTCTCTTACCCAGATCGCAAGGCCCTATAAAGGTCCACTCAATcgatatctctttataaccCGTTCCCAGCTCCGCTCAATCGCCGTTGCGAAAGCCGACATGGATACCGTCATCAACATGGCCGATGCCGAACACGCTCTCGACCTTGCCCGCATCCGGTTCCAGCTCAT CCGTCTTGAGGACACAATCACTTTTCATCTGATTGAGCGGGTGCAGTTTGCATTGAACAGT AAAATCTACGTCCCTGGCGCCCTCGAGCTACCCCAGGGCCATCATAGCTTCCTCGACTGGTACTTTAGcgagcaggagaagctccAGTCCCTGATCCGCCGCTTCGAGTCGCCCGACGAGTACCCCTTCTACCCCGAAGCTCTGCAGAAGCCCATCCTCGACCCCCTCAACTACCCCAAGATCCTCCACGACAACGATGTCAACGTAAacgacaagatcaagaagttTTATATTGAAAAGTTCCTCCCTGCCGTGTGCCCCGACTTCGGCCGCGAGGAGCGGGGCGAGTCTCAGGAGAACTACGGCTCGACGGCGACGTGCGATATTGCGTGCCTGCAGGCTCTGTCGCGGCGCATCCACTTTGGCAAGTTTGTCGCCGAGTCCAAGTTCCGGTCCGAGGAGGAAAAGTTCACACGcctcatcaaggccgaggaccGCGAGGGCATCGCAGagtccatcaccaacaggGCGGTCGAGAGAAAGGTGCTCGAGCGGCTCCGCCTCAAGGCTCTGACCTACGGCAAGGACCCCTCCATCCCGGACGGGACCGAGGGCGCCGCCAAGATCAACGTCGATGCTGTGGTGTCAATGTACAAGGACTTTGTCATCCCGCTGACcaaggaggtggaggtggaatACTTGATGCAGAGGCTGGAACCGGCCGCCTGa
- a CDS encoding VASt domain-containing protein: MATIDNGSSNGLNKLLPKSISNKRLRRKHERDLGGLSYDDADVFGNSQSSRETLESDGTRSGNLAGDEDEDTSHRSYESDPESSISRPAPFSSHPSQIGYLTTSSPVVQLSHHPESQSPTDHDSNSSVSKSSTFPAKRSDSTDSKEFRIGRSKTGLLPPHNSNRRSASPGTKFKDIFKPRKSSGSNSSPERRPSSEPRPPPEAHREQPTITVDPEPVQVPPIIEPPAAAKVASPDRRSRVQPKVDTNLPPRTPPSGDKPAPVIVNTPPTPTELANASGQSSPDRRSFWGSAGHGAGTNGTSSSRAMSAHRRSRSSSVTIGPSKLSNIVSAPLTPTLESGEATPSAQPASGFFSSMLSAAQNAASSFSIQGAGIGIGGNKARNSTASTQENTEPAKTESESQPNPSTPMPDNKENRKSAVSTIGAGELSLSQVLGEPASSVASPSNPRFSDMADTRARSESAPVDSPTSPVEFIPDEPSSRPRSLYETASGERTPPPAEFMDKSNGMQRTSSLRSALKQSHRKRGSSVTTGTTIGAAIVAANSSLAHPNLSAPKLTGFAIASKKRNRDFHDLFKSVPDDDYLIEDYSCALQREILAHGRLYVSEGHLCFSSNIFGWTTTLVMSFDEIVSVEKRSTALVFKNGLMISTLHAKHVFASFTSRDATYDLIVNIWKLGHPTLKSTLNGVRLEGTGGDKTEKIDTEPPVDEDEGDGGSETDDESDDEEEYYDEDVHEEMHNASMAEANGTDADAEKATSRKTSGAVPANGAAPEEAAPASGAAGGFPGPATHAPTDCGDSATHYDRVVGDDVIPAPLGKVYDYMFGPGSVTFMTNWLTGEQKCTEWQMEDKKGLSLDNRTRTFSYIKPLGGSIGPKQTKTITSETLENLDYEKAINLTCSTQTPDVPSGNVFCVKTKYCLSWAENNATRVQMNCTIEWSGKSWLKGPIEKGATDGQTQYAKDLFAAIKAATSTKPAGTTAPLTPALKGSRKKGKKAKLSQTSTGVVEPGHAPKRPAQKNWGPLEPVRGILEPIGDIIQPLLTGNVMYGLLVGLLVATWFGFGFTPSRSPPSYGPEMTVYRPERIAAYEEMWRREDSELWEWLEERVGMDRLHSDRPSVPKRAMEPRTAEENLRATRMDEREVEEAIRVTEEKLRVLKGVMEKKGKAGKSSGTGISSRGL; the protein is encoded by the exons ATGGCTACAATCGACAACGGCAGCAGCAATGGGCTGAACAAGCTGCTGCCAAAGTCCATTTCCAACAAGCGCCTTCGGAGGAAACACGAGCGAGACCTGGGAGGGTTGTCCTACGACGACGCTGATGTCTTTGGCAACTCGCAATCCAGTCGCGAGACGCTCGAGAGTGACGGCACGCGCTCTGGCAACCTGGCCGgagacgaagacgaagacACCAGCCATCGCTCCTACGAGTCGGACCCGGAATC ATCCATCTCTCGACCTGCGCCCTTCTCCTCACATCCTTCCCAAATCGGATACTTGACGACTTCGTCCCCCGTCGTCCAGCTGTCGCATCACCCCGAGTCCCAGTCGCCCACCGATCACGACTCCAACAGCAGTGTGTCCAAGTCTTCCACCTTTCCGGCCAAGCGTTCCGATTCGACTGATTCAAAGGAGTTCCGGATCGGCCGGAGCAAGACGGGCCTGCTTCCCCCCCACAACTCCAACCGCCGTTCAGCCTCGCCCGGCACCAAGTTCAAGGACATCTTCAAGCCTAGAAagagcagcggcagcaactCGAGCCCTGAACGTCGACCCTCAAGCGAGCCTCGTCCACCGCCAGAAGCGCACAGGGAACAGCCCACCATTACCGTGGACCCTGAGCCTGTGCAGGTCCCGCCTATTATCGAGCCACCAGCTGCAGCCAAAGTTGCGTCCCCCGACAGGCGGTCGCGGGTTCAACCAAAGGTTGACACgaatcttcctcctcgaacCCCCCCAAGTGGTGACAAGCCTGCCCCCGTCATCGTAAACACCCCACCGACGCCTACCGAGCTCGCCAACGCATCCGGCCAGTCATCTCCCGATAGGAGATCCTTCTGGGGTAGTGCGGGCCACGGCGCCGGCACAAATGGCACTTCCTCCTCACGGGCTATGAGCGCGCACCGAAGGAGTCGATCAAGTTCTGTGACTATCGGCCCCAGCAAGCTCTCGAATATCGTCTCAGCACCATTGACACCGACCCTAGAGAGCGGTGAAGCCACTCCGAGCGCGCAACCCGCAtcaggcttcttctcgtctATGCTATCAGCTGCACAGAACGCTGCCAGTTCTTTCAGCATTCAGGGTGCCGGTATTGGTATTGGCGGAAACAAGGCTCGAAACTCAACCGCGAGCACCCAGGAAAACACAGAGCCCGCAAAGACTGAGAGCGAATCTCAGCCTAACCCATCCACCCCGATGCCGGACAACAAGGAGAACAGGAAGTCGGCAGTGTCAACGATTGGGGCAGGCGAGCTCAGTCTCAGCCAGGTTCTTGGCGAACCGGCCAGTTCTGTAGCATCGCCCAGCAACCCCAGGTTCTCCGACATGGCCGACACACGCGCCCGGTCCGAGTCGGCCCCGGTTGACTCCCCGACGAGTCCCGTGGAGTTTATCCCAGATGAGCCGTCAAGTCGCCCTCGCTCGCTCTATGAGACGGCCAGCGGCGAACGTACGCCCCCGCCGGCCGAGTTCATGGACAAGAGTAATGGAATGCAGCGGACCTCGAGTCTACGAAGCGCCCTGAAGCAGTCACATAGGAAGCGCGGAAGCTCTGTTACTACTGGAACAACTATAGGCGCTGCGATTGTCGCTGCCAACAGCTCGTTGGCGCATCCAAATCTGAGCGCCCCGAAACTTACTGGGTTTGCTATCGCCAGTAAAAAGAGGAATCGCGACTTTCATGACTTGTTCAAGAGCGTGCCAGATGATGACTACCTCATCGAAGACTATAGCTGTGCCTTGCAGAGAGAGATTCTCGCGCATGGACGGCTCTATGTCTCAGAGGGTCATCTCTGTTTCAGTAGCAACATCTTTGGATGGACAACCACTCTTGTTATGAGCTTCGACGAGATAGTGTCTGTCGAGAAGCGAAGCACGGCGCTGGTGTTCAAGAATGGCCTCATGATCTCGACATTACATGCAAAGCACGTCTTTGCCAGTTTTACCAGCCGAGATGCGACATACGATCTGATTGTCAACATCTGGAAACTAGGACATCCCACTCTCAAGAGCACCTTGAACGGTGTGCGGTTAGAAGGAACCGGAGGCGACAAGACAGAAAAGATCGACACAGAGCCGCCTGTCGACGAAGACGAAGGCGATGGGGGCTCGGAGACGGACGATGAgagcgatgatgaggaagagtaCTATGACGAAGATGTCCACGAGGAGATGCACAATGCCAGCATGGCCGAGGCCAACGGAACAGACGCCGATGCCGAGAAGGCTACGTCAAGAAAGACGTCAGGGGCTGTACCTGCGAATGGCGCAGCTCCAGAGGAAGCTGCACCTGCATCCGGTGCAGCTGGCGGCTTTCCGGGCCCGGCAACACATGCCCCTACCGATTGCGGTGACTCAGCAACTCATTATGACAGGGTGGTGGGAGACGATGTTATCCCAGCACCTCTGGGTAAGGTGTATGACTACATGTTCGGCCCAGGATCTGTTACCTTCATGACCAATTGGTTAACAGGGGAGCAAAAGTGCACCGAGTGGCAAatggaggacaagaagggtcTGAGTCTGGATAACCGGACTCGAACATTTTCCTACATCAAGCCGCTCGGTGGATCGATTGGACCGAAGCAGACCAAGACCATTACCTCTGAGACGCTGGAGAACCTCGACTACGAAAAGGCAATCAACCTCACTTGCTCGACGCAGACTCCTGACGTGCCTAGTGGAAACGTCTTCTGCGTCAAGACCAAGTACTGTCTCTCGTGGGCTGAGAACAATGCCACTCGAGTGCAGATGAACTGTACGATCGAGTGGTCCGGCAAGAGTTGGCTGAAGG GTCCCATCGAGAAGGGTGCAACTGATGGACAGACACAGTATGCTAAAGACTTGTTTGCCGCTATTAAGGCGGCGACTTCAACCAAGCCAGCCGGGACCACTGCACCACTCACTCCAGCACTTAAGGGTTCAAGGAAGAAGGGtaagaaggccaagctctCCCAGACCTCGACAGGCGTCGTCGAACCAGGCCACGCGCCGAAGCGGCCGGCCCAGAAGAACTGGGGGCCTTTGGAGCCAGTGCGGGGGATTTTGGAACCTATTGGGGACATTATCCAGCCTCTTCTGACAGGCAATGTCATGTACGGGCTTTTGGTGGGCTTGCTGGTTGCGACGTGGTTCGGATTTGGATTCACGCCGAGCAGAAGCCCGCCTTCTTATGGTCCTGAGATGACGGTGTACCGACCCGAGAGGATCGCAGCATATGAGGAGATGTGGCGGAGAGAGGACAGTGAGCTATGGGAGTGGTTGGAGGAACGAGTCGGCATGGACCGACTACACTCTGATCGACCCAGCGTGCCCAAGAGGGCAATGGAGCCGAGGACTGCAGAGGAGAACCTGCGTGCCACCCGCATGGATGAGCGGGAGGTAGAAGAGGCGATCCGTGTAACTGAAGAGAAGCTACGGGTGCTAAAAGGAGttatggagaagaagggcaaggcggGCAAGTCGAGCGGTACGGGAATATCCTCTCGGGGTCTATAG